In Alnus glutinosa chromosome 7, dhAlnGlut1.1, whole genome shotgun sequence, the sequence ttttaaaagtgCTTTCCATTGGTCTGGTTAGgttgtttattaaaaattttgtttagattaaaaaaaataataataataattaacaaattaaacatATCTTAAATATACgagaatttaaataatatacacACAGAACAGGCAGATATAGCTGCCAGCTGAGCAGACAACTATCTGCTAACACAACTCAACTGGCAGGGAAATCAAATGCGTATGCAAATTCCCGATGGATTATTTGACAAAAAACAAGGTTATCTGGAAACTGTGAAAAAGTCAAAAGATCGatgtatttaattaaaataataccaCTAGCTCACTGAACACGcagattaatatatattatatatgatatGCGTAAAACTGCATGCATATGCTTGATCTTTACTATAAATAGGAACTTCCCTTTTCATTCCCTCTACTTCTTGTCTTCGATCCTAGCCATCTCTCCATTAATGATGGCTCGTTTTCTGGTTTTGATATCATGCGCTTTAGCTCTTCTGTCTTCTTCACTAACCACAGCATTAATCGTGGAACGTTTTTTCAATGTAATTAGCTTACCCGTTTGAGCTCTTTTTTCCACTTCTGAGTTCTGACAGTATTTTTCCTACGAGTCTTTGGTTGAATAATGCCTgcaacatcttttttttttttttttgtcttttaattacTTTTGCTGTTGCAGGTGCAAAACCTAACTGTCCAACGGTTGTGCCATGAGCAAGTAATAACAGCAGTTGGTGGAAGCCTCCCCGGCCCAACAATAAGCGTCAAAGAGGGTGATATCCTTGTCGTCCACGTACTCAATATGTCTCCCTATAACATTTCTATTCACTGGTAAATCCTCAAATCGCTATTCAACCAAAAGTACTAGCACTCGAAAACATGTTTATTGTTGTTGCATGCATGTTTAAATCGCTATTCAACCGAAAACATGATAAcattcttcttttatttcttattttcttccatCTATTTCTACTATTAGCTGGAATATATAACATAACATATTTGTTATTGTAgttaagtttatttttaaactattcgtctaaaaaaaaaaaagtttatttttaaacttaattagTTGACCGACTCTGTTTTACTATACCTAAAACAAAGTATATAATGTAAGCGAGATCAATTTCTGATTCATTAATTATTGAGTGGGAAAATGAGAGAAGgataagagaaagaaataaatcatttctATTGTGTAATTATATGAATGAAGTGATATTTTCTTCGTTATTAATTGTTGCTTATTCTAATATGAATATATGATCGAGGGAATATATATCTATCGATGCTGCAGGCATGGAGTTTTTCAGTTACTGAGTGGGTGGGCAGATGGACCTGCATATGTAACGCAATGTCCCATACGACCTGGACGAAGTTATACGTACAAATTTCAAATCACCGGACAGGAGGGGACTCTCTGGTGGCATGCGCACGTGTCGTGGCTCCGGGCAACAGTGTATGGAGCACTCGTCATCTCTCCGAGACTTGCTCATTCTTACCCATTTCCAAAACCCGACGAAGAAGCTACCATTTTATTGGGTTTGACTCCTAACATCAATTATACACTACTCGATCTTTGTGTTTAAAATTAATGGAGGAATATTATTGGATCGAGGGGCTAACAAATGAACAGTTTTGTTTAATTCTGATATAAATTGTGATTGCAGGGGAGTGGTGGAATGCTAATGTCGTTGACGTCGAGAATGAGGGCCTAGCCGCCGGTGTTCCCCCTAATAATTCTGACGCTTTCACGATCAACGGACAGCCCGGTGATCTCTACTCGTGCTCTAAAACAAGTACTTAACCAGTCACTCGATCACcacaatttgaaaaagaaaacgtGTACATATATATCACCGGTAGTTTTGTCCCAACATTGCAGGCCTTAGCTTGATCGCTAATAattcacttttcaaaaaaactaAACACTTAACACACTTtgccaaaaacaaaacatatataacacactttttagaaaaaaattaaaaaaaaaaatacaaattaaaaatacatatatatatatatatatatatatatatatatatatatatatatatatatatatacaaatatatatgtatatcaaattaatttaattaattttcaaaccaaaatacaaaacactttttaatgAACACCAATAACTTgtttagttgtttttctcaatgACTTGTTGAcaaatttgtttaataaaagaaatcaagttaaattttgaacttaaaaaaaaggaagattAATGCTGCTATTGTACATTTTTCCAGACACATATAAGCTTACGGTGGTCCAAGGGAAGACCTATATGTTGCGCATTATCAATGCTGCACTCAATTACCAGCTGTTCTTCTCAATTGCGAACCATAAGATGAAAGTCGTCGCCATCGACGCCTCATACACGGAGCCTTACATAACTGACGTGATCGTGCTCGCGCCTGGTCACACCACCGACGTCCTCCTGACCGCTGACCAGCCTGTGGGGTCTTATTACATGGCCGCAAGACCATACATTACCGTTCCAGGGATAGCCGATAATACGCCCACGACGGGCATCATCGCCTACCAGCACTCCACGTCAGCTACTCCCCTAATGCCGGTCCTACCGGAATCCAACGACACGGCCAGGGCCCACAAGTTCTACACCAGTCTTGTTGGCCTCGCTGGTGGGCCCCAGTGGGTCCCAGTGCCACGTAACGTGGACGAGCACATGTTCATCGCATTTGGATTGAATTTGGCACCGTGTGGGGGAAGCGGCACGTGTGAGGGTCCTTCTGGGCAGCGAATCTCTGCGAGCATGAACAACGAATCATTCCAACTCCCTAGCAGCAGCAGGTTGTCTATGCTTCAAGCTTTGTTTTATAATAAAAAGGATGGGATCTACACCACTGATTTTCCTGACAACCCAAAGGTGAAGTTTGACTACACCAATCCCACCATCAGCTCCGATCAATCACTGCTATTCGCCCCCAAATCAACCAAAGTGAAGACATTGAAGTACAATTCAACGGTGGAGATTGTTCTTCAGAACACAGCCCTTCTAGCCGTGGAGAATCATCCTATACACATTCACGGCTTCAACTTCCACGTGTTGGCCCAAGGCTTTGGAAATTATGACCCCCAAAATGATCCCAAAAACTTCAACCTCGACAATCCACAAATACGTAATACTATCGCCGTGCCGGTTGGAGGTTGGGCTGTGATCAGATTCACAGCCAATAATCCAGGTTAATTTTGTCTTTCTaccatatcttttttttttttttttttttatatatattttgcacaCGTATTAAATGGACTTTAAATGATAAATATTATGTAGGTATCTGGATGGCACATTGCCACCTGGACGCACATTTGCCATGGGGCTTGGGCATGGCTTTCGAAGTTCTGAATGGACCTACTCTCCTGTCTACGCTGCCTCCACCACCAATTGATCTACCGCAATGCTAAGAAATTGTTCTTCTTGTATATCTTCTCATTCTGTGTattttgattttcaaattttacgGTTTTAATTGCTGGAATCAAATTTGTTGTTGCTTAATTTGCAAATATCGTGAAATAAAAGACAGAAATTCTTCGCATACAATTCTATATGGTTCGGCGATATGTTTGAATCTATTGGAGAATAAGAGTGTTTTCTAAGGATGAaatcaggatttttttttattttggggtcCGAATCTACGTtaataaataagcatatagaCATATACAATCTCTCTATGTTTGTGTGTTTGTGTCGGGGTATGAACTtacgtaaataaataaagacataaatatataatttttttatatgtgcACGCGCGCATTTATGTATAATATTAACAGATAAATCTTAAAttaaatttcatattaaatcATAATGCACTTGCGCTTTTTAAAAGTCAAGTTTATGGATATTTTGCTTCCAAACCGAAAGCGTGTTCAAGATGCATCAAGAAGAACTTCACTACttataactcttgatttttcatcacatttgaaataaagtacacaaattttaaaacgtgtcaatttagagtatcaatcttttaattttttttttttcaatttcaatccttTGTTAGAActttttgttaaatcatatcaaaatttcGAAAAATACCCAtcttttttagggaaaaaaaaaatttcaagactttaggtgttggtcagaatttaacgaaagttgcaaaaatacttatgcctgaatctttaaaaaaatatatataattttttaaaaaaacaaaaacatgggtattttgaaaattttaataggatttaacgaaaatttGTAAAGAATGGTTGATattgaaaaatggataccctaaattgaaacattttaaagtttggatacttaatttcaaaaataatgataaatcaagctttataagtgaaatttttccttaaaattaaaaagatttgaCACAAGATTAGACCTGTCATATGAAAGATGGAAATTAAACATTCGACGGACCCACAATATAAAAAGTAGtattttttataagagttttaaatatttttgggtTGTTGAAGACCCCCAAGACCTATATAGGTCCGCCCCTAGTGTTTTCATTACGTTCAATTTAGCACATTCTTTAAAATGCTTATTATAAGCCACTTGTAGGTCAACCTCCTCATTAGAATTTCTCTTAGATGATTCACGTTGGTCAAGTATGTCATCCCACTAGACTCATTGCCACTTTTCCAATAAGCAGTAAATGCCATGAAATTACCCTTCTAATTATCATAGGGCTAATCCGAGTCATTAGATGACTCATCATTTGTGAGGGGTAATAGAGTGGCTCATGAAATTGCTAAAATTGCTGCATCTTTGTCCCTCCACCAAGTGTGGATTGACACGTTTCCTCCTTTATCTGACTGCATTCAGAAGGATTATTGTAATCTTGCTATTTAATGAAACAAggtttttgttcaaaaaaataataattaaggtgACATCCATCACTTTGCCTTTAGACCTTTTAGATATTCATTCAATTCGCAATGAACTATTTTTTGGAATgcaaagttaattaatttaaagtttATACTTTGGTATGCTTTGGTAAATCTTGGCGAAAATTAATTGAAGAACAGAACAAATATTTATATGGTAATGTTCATTAATTATTCTGATCGCTTTATAAAATTCGAATAATACATGAATACTCTTTCAATCAAATAACGTACATAATAATTCTGAAGAAAACGATCTTAATTAACTAGCAAAGTGAGCCCTCAATCACTCTCTGTCTCCCTAATTTGCCAATTATTCCTCACTCACTTACACAAATTACAGAGGAACGACATGGTGTTGAAGAAACCACGTACACGATCGACATAATTACTGGGCATATGGGGCAGCGGCTGTAATTGATGATGTTGTTGGATTGCCAGAAACAGGGCCAGGGGCCACAACACCGGAACTCAAAAGCTCGCCCATCGCACGGTGAGGGTTGCTGCGCTGTCTCTCACAGAGATCCGGCAAAAATACTCCTGCATGTCACAaaccaagtgataaaaatacATTAATTTCCAAAAGAgaacaattttatttatgaGTTTTATCGGTTGAACGAACAATTAATTCTTTGATTGAAGGAGAagcaaaatcatttttttttaaaacaaaaaaaaaaaaagcaccaaaGATCAGATGTCATGAAGCTTTCATGAGTAAAGCGGGAAGGCGACAGGGTAACAAGAACAGGAGTCGTTGTACAAGAAAGCTAGGGACATTCGGCAAATTCCTAGGCTGCTTTACGTTCATCGTGGGTCATGTCTAGAAGCAAGAATCTATTATGGTGCCAAGCGGCATATTTCATCGGCAactcttaaattctaatttttttttatcgtaaagaaattaataaatcaCTCTTATCAAATAATTGGAATGATGCTCTTTATTCTTCACTAATTAATGAagtttgaattttcaatttaaagACACAAACTCAATTACCTTCGCCGGCGGCCAAATTGAAGTAGAGATCAATAACGTTGGGGCACTCCTGGTAGCAAGCCGGCGAGCAAAGCTTGGCAGTGAATTGTGGCTCAAGAAGGGCATCCGATGAAATACCAACCATGTTCCTATCAACCCCACACGCATGGACGCACTGGTCGGTCTCTATGTACTCGGCCATCCTCTGAACCAACACCTCCGATGTCCTGCATTGGTACTCCACGCTTCCATCCCCGGCCACCGACGTCTCCAGCAAACACCTTTTCCCCGAAGACGCTATCGAAAAGGCGCAAACATCCTTTGGCAGATCCTCGCATACAAGCTCAGCTACATAACATTCAAATATAtcatcatcaacaacataacattCAAACATCGTCAACAACTATCAAAACATTAACGTTATTCAATTCAGACACCATTTTGTGGTGCCTGTTCTTGGTCTTTCGACCAAGATCCAAgagttagaaagaaaaaaaaaaaaaaaaatgagaaaaggcCAGGATATGAAATGATACCGAATGCTGCATggaggaagagagaagagaggaaaagaacCAAAGGCAATTTGGAAGAGAAAGCAGCCATGGCTGGAATGTGTTTTCTGCTTTGTTGGTTCTTGTGTTGGTTTTGAGGATGCAATAGCATAGACAAAACACCGATAATTATTTTGTTCTGTGAGAGGCAGTGATGCGGGAGGGGAGGTATATATAGGTGAAGGACGAGGAACATAACCAGAACAGAACCTATGGACTATTTATAGCAAACTCACCGCCTTTGAAGGCTCGATTGTTTTCTTATTGCTCGGTTACAATTAACGTGTCTATTTTTGGTGAGCGTTTTGGAAGGTTTTAGTTTATTATTGTAACTATAAACTCAATTTTGGAAAACCTGTCCTTGGGTTTCTCGGAAAGAACCCTTGCGTGTCTTTCTTtcatgatgttttatttttaaccatATTATTTTTCCCGCAAAACTATCTTAATTCATTTTGACAAAGTTTTCTCCCATctaaattaggtttttttttttttaatgtaattaacatatatttaaattgtttaatttttatatttattttaattaaagtatttttgtttaatatgttaagatttaaaaaatcattaaaaaaaaaaaaaaaaaaaagaaggtgggGTTCTTGTCTAGGAGTGCTTTATTTTTTAGGCTAGTAAAATTAAAGACGGACATTCATTGGATGCCCTCATGCCTGCATGTCGAAGTTTCCAATAAGGAGAGAATTTTGATATTCCTTTTGTTATTGTCCTTAATTTCCATCCTTTCGGCGGCCGCTCTGGACGACATCTCTAAAGGGTCCAAAACACTAGTAAATAAtggatataaatttaataacgTATATGTTACCAAAtaacaatatattttaaaaacaccattaaatataataaaataaaattttaatcatgaAACAGATATCTTCCATTACACTTATTTCTAGatctttaatttatatatagttGTCTccgaataaaaataaatccttaatttgatcaaaaagaaaaggcacaacaaaagataataaaatagtAGAAAGTTAGTGGCCGGTCTAATAATTAAAGAACGCCGAATATTATATGCCCctgtggtatatatatatatggagatcATTTTCCCACTCTAACCaattattccattttttttttttttaaaagtcgtataaaataagtgattttttttaaataaaataactaaaaaaatttgtaagatTTTATACTAGCCATTATAAATAGCAATGTAGCGTTTTACTTTGCTATTATAAAACCCTTGATTTCGttgacttaaaaaaacaaaacccttaATTACATTGACCTGGCTTTTGGTACTGGGTCAGATTTGGCGTGAATTGTATGCTATGCTAGCACACCACAAGACGTGCAGGAAGCAGGGTAGAAGCGAGGTCGGAGACTTGGGCATTGATCCACATTCTTTAAATTCGAGAAATTCCCGGCCAAGTACTGCAACGTTAGATTCCTAGTCCACATCGAAGAACAGGTTCAAATCACGGCGGTAATTAGAGACTGCCTGAAATAAAAGTCAAGGTcatggtggaggtggaggtgtgGAGGCGCAATATTCTTCATAAAAAGCAAGAAACTTCCACGCGGTTCATAATCCGTGGAGTCTTTCCCACGAAAAAAGACCAAATACCAGTCTCGATCACCAATTAAAACCCGTGTCTAAAATTGTCATTAATTCACATGATATTGTCAAATGGCCAGTCGGAGGGAGAGGATTGACTTATAATCCATCGCTTggcaaataaagaaaaatatttgcaattaatCGATATAAAATTGGAATTGGGTAAGAACCGTTCATTTTAAA encodes:
- the LOC133872948 gene encoding uncharacterized protein LOC133872948 encodes the protein MFLVLHLYIPPLPHHCLSQNKIIIGVLSMLLHPQNQHKNQQSRKHIPAMAAFSSKLPLVLFLSSLFLHAAFAELVCEDLPKDVCAFSIASSGKRCLLETSVAGDGSVEYQCRTSEVLVQRMAEYIETDQCVHACGVDRNMVGISSDALLEPQFTAKLCSPACYQECPNVIDLYFNLAAGEGVFLPDLCERQRSNPHRAMGELLSSGVVAPGPVSGNPTTSSITAAAPYAQ
- the LOC133873678 gene encoding laccase-7-like; translated protein: MMARFLVLISCALALLSSSLTTALIVERFFNVQNLTVQRLCHEQVITAVGGSLPGPTISVKEGDILVVHVLNMSPYNISIHWHGVFQLLSGWADGPAYVTQCPIRPGRSYTYKFQITGQEGTLWWHAHVSWLRATVYGALVISPRLAHSYPFPKPDEEATILLGEWWNANVVDVENEGLAAGVPPNNSDAFTINGQPGDLYSCSKTNTYKLTVVQGKTYMLRIINAALNYQLFFSIANHKMKVVAIDASYTEPYITDVIVLAPGHTTDVLLTADQPVGSYYMAARPYITVPGIADNTPTTGIIAYQHSTSATPLMPVLPESNDTARAHKFYTSLVGLAGGPQWVPVPRNVDEHMFIAFGLNLAPCGGSGTCEGPSGQRISASMNNESFQLPSSSRLSMLQALFYNKKDGIYTTDFPDNPKVKFDYTNPTISSDQSLLFAPKSTKVKTLKYNSTVEIVLQNTALLAVENHPIHIHGFNFHVLAQGFGNYDPQNDPKNFNLDNPQIRNTIAVPVGGWAVIRFTANNPGIWMAHCHLDAHLPWGLGMAFEVLNGPTLLSTLPPPPIDLPQC